The Chryseolinea soli genome contains a region encoding:
- a CDS encoding Sec-independent protein translocase subunit TatA/TatB, whose protein sequence is MLSGIGAQEILLIGVFVLVFFGGKKIPDFMKGLGKGVREFKDAIGDVKKEVDSVKKEVPRIDTDL, encoded by the coding sequence ATGCTAAGCGGAATAGGTGCCCAGGAGATCTTACTCATCGGAGTGTTCGTTCTGGTCTTCTTCGGAGGTAAAAAAATTCCTGATTTTATGAAGGGCCTCGGCAAAGGTGTTCGCGAATTCAAGGACGCGATCGGTGACGTGAAGAAAGAAGTCGATAGCGTGAAGAAAGAAGTTCCTAGAATTGATACGGATCTTTAA
- a CDS encoding response regulator: MLRIGFKDPGMVEVLLIEDNLDDARLAIRALKKINIVDGIHHCGDGAEAIDFIYKNKAYNDLKLILLDNKMPKVGGLELLKIIKRDELMRHIPVVVLTSSSEGDHIVESARLGANAYLVKSVELPDFEEQLSKVVLYWMNMNNSQNPSAVSEK; encoded by the coding sequence ATGCTAAGAATTGGTTTCAAAGATCCCGGTATGGTTGAAGTATTATTAATTGAAGACAACCTGGACGACGCCCGGCTGGCGATACGCGCATTGAAAAAGATCAACATCGTCGATGGGATCCACCATTGTGGCGATGGCGCGGAAGCGATCGATTTCATCTACAAAAACAAAGCATACAACGACCTGAAGCTGATCCTCCTGGATAACAAAATGCCCAAAGTAGGCGGGCTGGAATTATTGAAAATAATAAAACGCGACGAATTGATGCGCCACATCCCCGTGGTGGTCCTCACCTCTTCGAGCGAAGGCGACCACATTGTGGAATCCGCGCGGCTAGGCGCCAACGCCTACCTGGTCAAATCCGTCGAGCTTCCCGATTTCGAGGAACAACTGTCGAAGGTCGTTTTATATTGGATGAATATGAACAACAGTCAGAATCCATCGGCCGTCTCGGAAAAGTAG
- a CDS encoding winged helix-turn-helix transcriptional regulator — protein sequence MTTIKATSTIQENKSRAFVACPVTFVMEKIGGYWKPIILFNLLGGTKRYSELKRSVPTITEKVLIQQLKQLESEGLITRKAKDTVPPHVTYELSKSGKALRPVLYAMAEWAVHNSGKLSKTFSRQMADFPME from the coding sequence ATGACCACCATTAAAGCAACTTCCACCATCCAGGAAAACAAGAGCAGAGCTTTTGTCGCCTGCCCGGTCACTTTTGTTATGGAAAAGATCGGCGGCTACTGGAAGCCGATCATCCTGTTCAACTTGCTGGGAGGAACCAAGCGCTACAGCGAATTGAAACGGTCGGTCCCCACCATCACGGAGAAAGTTTTGATCCAGCAACTGAAGCAGTTGGAAAGCGAGGGATTGATCACGCGAAAAGCAAAGGATACCGTGCCGCCGCACGTTACCTATGAATTGTCAAAATCCGGAAAGGCGCTGCGGCCTGTGCTTTATGCTATGGCCGAATGGGCAGTACACAACAGTGGGAAACTGTCAAAAACGTTTTCCCGGCAAATGGCTGATTTTCCTATGGAATAA
- a CDS encoding NAD(P)H-binding protein has product MKITVTGSLGNISRVLVEKLVARGHEVKVVSSNAERADDIRALHAIPLIGSVEDYAFVSKAFEGADAVYLMIPPNFRSTDLKQYIRTVGVQYAKAIHANGIKYVVNLSSIGAHDPDGLGPTGPNYFVEQKLNALTDVHVLHLRPGMFLTNFLGVIGMVKHQSMLGNNFDASVTFPLSHPRDIAEVAFQALDTLSFSGKQFRYIVGDEKNGADVAKQLGNAVGKTDVRWVAFSDEQLLNALIQNGFSEQMATVYMVEIGIALRDGSFTEDLRKHKAHVAGQTSLQEFANEFAMVYRSN; this is encoded by the coding sequence ATGAAAATTACAGTAACGGGTTCCCTGGGGAACATCAGTCGCGTATTGGTAGAAAAATTAGTCGCCCGCGGGCACGAAGTAAAAGTGGTGAGCTCGAATGCCGAGCGTGCGGATGACATCAGAGCGCTTCACGCCATTCCTCTCATCGGTTCCGTTGAAGATTATGCCTTTGTGTCCAAAGCCTTTGAAGGCGCAGATGCCGTATACCTGATGATCCCGCCAAACTTCCGGTCAACCGATCTAAAGCAGTACATCCGCACCGTGGGAGTACAATATGCAAAGGCTATTCACGCCAATGGAATCAAGTATGTCGTGAATTTGAGTAGCATTGGCGCACATGATCCGGACGGCCTGGGGCCGACGGGGCCTAATTATTTTGTTGAACAAAAACTCAATGCGCTCACTGATGTCCATGTGCTGCACCTCCGACCGGGCATGTTCCTCACCAATTTCCTGGGTGTGATCGGCATGGTGAAACATCAAAGCATGCTGGGCAACAATTTTGACGCTTCGGTCACCTTCCCCCTCTCCCACCCGCGCGACATCGCCGAAGTAGCCTTCCAGGCTCTTGATACATTGTCGTTTTCCGGAAAGCAGTTTCGATACATTGTCGGCGATGAAAAGAATGGAGCGGACGTAGCCAAACAATTGGGCAACGCCGTTGGGAAGACGGACGTGCGCTGGGTTGCGTTTTCAGATGAACAGCTATTGAATGCTTTGATACAAAACGGATTCTCAGAACAAATGGCGACCGTATACATGGTCGAGATCGGCATCGCGCTGCGGGATGGAAGCTTTACGGAAGATCTTCGAAAGCATAAAGCACACGTGGCGGGTCAAACTTCCCTGCAGGAATTCGCAAATGAGTTTGCTATGGTCTATCGGTCCAATTGA
- a CDS encoding RNA polymerase sigma-70 factor, with product MKEVSEPIDTDLIARIKKGDAKSLELLFRRLYPNLCAYARKFLNDAVEAEEIVQDLFSTLWEDRHKLDEQQSLSSYLFTSVKNRCLNFLILQKRKTKHADLMRFLYVQEVSGEAAHSYHALLAKDLEKDFHTAMEDLPTECRKIFELSRQEGLKYQEIALKLNISIKTVETQMSRALAKLRLQLREHIALVLLLAFFK from the coding sequence ATGAAAGAGGTGTCCGAACCTATCGATACCGACCTGATCGCCCGTATCAAAAAAGGTGATGCCAAAAGTCTGGAGCTCTTGTTCCGGAGGCTTTACCCCAACCTGTGCGCCTATGCCCGCAAGTTTTTGAACGATGCCGTCGAAGCCGAAGAGATCGTACAGGATCTGTTTTCCACCCTTTGGGAAGACCGCCACAAACTTGACGAACAGCAGTCCCTTTCCTCCTATTTGTTCACGTCCGTAAAGAATCGCTGTCTCAATTTCCTCATCTTACAGAAACGGAAAACAAAGCACGCCGACCTGATGCGCTTTCTCTACGTGCAGGAAGTTTCCGGCGAGGCCGCCCACTCCTATCATGCCCTGCTGGCCAAAGACCTGGAAAAAGATTTCCATACGGCCATGGAAGATCTCCCCACCGAATGCCGGAAAATCTTTGAATTGAGCCGCCAGGAAGGACTTAAATACCAGGAAATCGCTCTAAAACTTAACATTTCAATAAAGACGGTGGAGACCCAAATGTCCCGGGCGCTGGCCAAACTGCGTCTTCAGCTCCGCGAGCACATCGCCCTGGTCTTGCTGCTGGCCTTTTTCAAATAA
- a CDS encoding HelD family protein — protein MSFTAEQQEREYLEEIKEKLMFAIQRVDDRIKQFSTELRQNKEYIHEHQSGLDEADMVAAGQSIDRMAFTGESAVARKRKLMKLRESPYFGRIDFEAYGGSEKTEVYIGIYTFFDETARTNLIYDWRAPISAMFYDFELGDATYTTPARTVKGEIVLKRQYKIAQGRMEFMIENAVNIHDDILQKELSKSSDDKMKNIVATIQRDQNAVIRNETAPVMIIQGVAGSGKTSIALHRIAFLLYRFRESIASKDILILSPNKVFADFISNVLPELGEEQIPEMEMEELAMEVLENKYSFQNFFQQVAALLEHHDEAFIARVRSKSSFEFLRRLNQYLIHVENNYFDPTELHLAGVVVPFPFILERFKAYHRIPLLKRFPEVIQDIQQYIRNQTKRKLSGQEKARLWEAIPRMLKFNNVLDLYKDFYTWSGQPELFKRTSHGDLEYADVFPLIYFKIRLEGAQTYDHVKHLLVDEMQDYTPVQYAVLSRLFKCKKTILGDVSQQVNPYSASDAEGIEQVFPQADTVKLFRSYRSTFEITAFAQRLFFNPNLIAMERHGAPPAVTGFGSNAEEIEAIKKMVKQFEQSGFKSLGVICKTRQQAEFVYREVKAHGIHLLTPDSTSFKEGIIITTAHLAKGLEFDEVIVPFASARNYQTEVDKRMLYIACTRAMHQLTLTYAAEPSAFIK, from the coding sequence ATGAGTTTCACCGCCGAGCAACAAGAACGCGAATACCTGGAAGAGATCAAGGAAAAACTGATGTTTGCCATCCAACGGGTGGACGACCGTATAAAGCAGTTTTCGACCGAACTCAGACAAAATAAAGAGTACATCCACGAACACCAATCCGGCCTGGACGAGGCCGACATGGTGGCCGCCGGCCAATCCATCGACCGCATGGCCTTCACCGGCGAGTCGGCCGTGGCCCGTAAACGGAAGCTGATGAAGCTTCGCGAGTCGCCCTATTTCGGTCGCATCGATTTTGAGGCGTATGGGGGAAGCGAGAAAACCGAAGTATACATTGGCATCTATACCTTTTTTGATGAAACGGCGCGGACCAACCTCATCTACGATTGGCGTGCACCTATTTCCGCCATGTTCTATGATTTTGAATTGGGCGATGCCACCTACACGACGCCGGCGAGAACCGTGAAAGGCGAGATCGTTTTGAAACGGCAATACAAGATCGCACAAGGCCGCATGGAGTTCATGATCGAAAACGCCGTCAACATCCACGACGACATTCTGCAGAAAGAGCTCAGCAAGTCCAGCGACGACAAGATGAAGAACATCGTCGCCACCATCCAGCGCGATCAAAATGCCGTCATCCGCAATGAGACCGCGCCGGTCATGATCATCCAGGGTGTGGCGGGTTCGGGCAAGACTTCCATCGCCCTGCACCGCATCGCGTTTCTGCTCTATCGGTTTCGCGAGAGCATCGCATCGAAAGACATTCTCATCCTCTCGCCCAACAAAGTTTTTGCCGACTTCATCTCCAACGTATTGCCCGAATTGGGCGAAGAGCAGATCCCCGAGATGGAGATGGAAGAATTGGCCATGGAGGTGTTGGAAAACAAATACAGTTTCCAGAATTTTTTCCAGCAAGTCGCCGCACTCCTCGAGCACCACGACGAAGCGTTCATCGCGCGCGTGCGGTCAAAATCGTCGTTCGAATTTTTGAGACGCCTCAACCAGTACCTCATTCATGTGGAGAACAATTATTTTGATCCCACCGAATTGCACCTCGCCGGAGTGGTGGTGCCCTTCCCGTTTATCCTGGAGCGGTTCAAAGCCTATCATCGCATTCCCCTGTTGAAACGCTTCCCGGAAGTGATCCAGGATATCCAGCAGTACATCCGCAATCAGACCAAGCGCAAATTATCCGGACAAGAAAAAGCGCGGCTTTGGGAGGCGATTCCGCGCATGCTGAAATTCAACAACGTGCTCGATCTCTACAAGGACTTCTACACCTGGTCGGGCCAACCCGAGCTGTTCAAAAGAACTTCCCACGGCGACCTGGAATATGCAGACGTTTTCCCCCTCATCTATTTCAAGATCAGGTTGGAGGGCGCGCAGACCTACGACCATGTGAAGCACCTGCTGGTGGATGAGATGCAGGACTACACGCCGGTGCAATACGCCGTGCTGTCGCGATTGTTCAAGTGCAAGAAGACGATCTTGGGTGATGTGAGTCAGCAGGTCAATCCGTATAGCGCTTCCGATGCGGAGGGTATCGAACAAGTGTTCCCCCAGGCCGACACCGTAAAACTTTTCAGAAGCTACCGGTCCACCTTCGAGATCACGGCCTTTGCCCAGCGCTTGTTCTTCAATCCCAACCTCATTGCCATGGAGCGTCACGGCGCGCCACCGGCTGTGACGGGTTTTGGCAGCAATGCCGAGGAAATAGAAGCCATCAAAAAGATGGTGAAGCAGTTCGAGCAATCCGGCTTCAAATCGTTGGGCGTGATTTGTAAGACGCGCCAGCAAGCCGAGTTTGTCTACCGCGAAGTGAAGGCGCATGGTATACACCTGCTCACACCCGATAGCACCTCCTTCAAGGAAGGCATCATCATCACCACAGCTCACCTCGCCAAAGGTCTGGAATTCGATGAAGTGATCGTGCCCTTTGCTTCGGCGCGCAACTATCAAACCGAAGTTGACAAGCGCATGCTTTACATTGCCTGCACCCGGGCGATGCATCAATTGACGCTTACGTATGCTGCGGAGCCATCGGCATTCATAAAGTAG
- a CDS encoding FecR family protein translates to MNEEAPQPIQEVITRFLEGHASEEDVEILYAWLQESEAHRNYFHEMNNTYQASVTLARYNQPKINAAWEQLAQDIQASGRTVEHPALKPHPKSSFFLKIAASVTLLAVAGTFLYILYLLSTEFAAKQSTLVYNAGENNMRILLPDSSFVWLNRHSTLEYAPSFGTTNREVHLKGEAFFDVRKNKKQPFIVKAENIQVLVRGTKFNVQAYTAEPSIKTTLEEGKIELYVSGMASHFVMRPGDQITLDTEANKVSRRKVNPADFSAWKEEQLAFDSTPLRDIILQLENRYKVNIVADSTVALDERMSITIENETLEEVLGLIQDVSTIRARRDGKNIILTNN, encoded by the coding sequence ATGAACGAAGAAGCCCCACAACCGATCCAGGAGGTTATTACACGATTTTTGGAAGGCCATGCCTCCGAAGAAGATGTTGAAATATTGTACGCCTGGCTACAGGAAAGCGAAGCCCATCGCAATTATTTCCATGAAATGAACAACACCTACCAGGCCTCGGTCACGTTGGCCCGGTATAATCAACCCAAGATCAACGCCGCGTGGGAGCAATTGGCACAGGACATTCAAGCTTCCGGCCGGACGGTGGAGCACCCAGCGCTAAAACCTCATCCCAAATCATCATTCTTTTTAAAGATCGCCGCGTCCGTCACCTTGCTGGCCGTGGCCGGCACCTTCCTCTATATATTGTATCTGTTGTCCACAGAATTCGCAGCCAAGCAAAGCACGCTGGTTTATAATGCCGGCGAAAACAACATGCGCATTCTTTTGCCCGACAGCTCTTTTGTTTGGCTCAACCGGCATAGCACCCTGGAGTATGCTCCGTCTTTCGGAACCACCAACCGCGAAGTGCACTTGAAAGGCGAGGCTTTTTTTGATGTGCGAAAAAACAAGAAACAGCCTTTCATTGTCAAAGCCGAAAACATCCAGGTGCTCGTGCGCGGAACAAAGTTCAACGTGCAAGCCTACACAGCCGAACCCTCTATAAAGACAACGCTCGAGGAAGGCAAGATCGAATTGTATGTGAGCGGCATGGCCTCTCATTTTGTGATGCGACCGGGCGATCAGATCACGCTCGACACCGAGGCCAACAAAGTCTCCCGCAGAAAGGTGAACCCCGCCGATTTCTCGGCCTGGAAAGAAGAACAACTCGCGTTTGATAGCACTCCCCTACGTGATATCATACTCCAACTGGAGAACCGCTATAAAGTGAACATCGTGGCCGACTCAACGGTAGCCCTGGATGAACGCATGTCGATCACCATCGAGAACGAAACGCTGGAAGAGGTGCTTGGCCTCATCCAGGATGTTTCCACCATCCGGGCCAGAAGAGACGGAAAGAACATCATCCTGACGAACAACTAA
- a CDS encoding SusC/RagA family TonB-linked outer membrane protein: MEINYRENRKPGNGFRRGVLLGMALLMTFLVREVQANPNGGAPTAAVIELNLKNTPLKKALKEIERQTNYHFVVNDSQLQDIQKEVTIYIRSQNIEEVLSILLTGTNVTYRIKKKQITLTAATPHEKPAGVLTASAKTRPTGVAWVANQPLFVFEQPSMMATVVTGTVKDEFGNSLPGVNVVVKGTTIGAVTDADGNFSLSVPNDNAVLVFTFIGYLSQEVVLNNQTTLSIQMEPDAKTLSEVVVVGYGTQEKKDVTGSVSVVKGSDFENLPSGGAQQALQGRAAGVNVVRNGGAPGNAGSIRIRGLGTVNNADPLIVIDGVPAGSMNDVNPNDIESMDVLKDASASAIYGTRAANGVVLITTKRGKFDDKLKFTLNAYTGIGALDGRGIHLGDGSRRIKTIDVLDAPTYTQLKQEAYTNDTPDGSTIPAIWKDPQYQTQKTNWQDEVFRQGNTSNIDLSIRGGGKYSSFAISGGKYDETGIIGKSYYKRYTFRINSDHKIGEKLKIGQSLQFTNTNSNSDISANAPNAPSAQTGLLWSAIRFHPGLPVKNPDGKYSSSIPGFGDINNPLYTIDVQDVNYTRNRILGSVTGEYEIMKGLKAKANLAMDASFLDSHNFEVKVDDQYRQTNYNQLTLTNEKYWAFLQEYFLSYNKEFGEHQIGAVAGYTSQTFKDIYSREVGREFPSEEPSLRYMSQAGTIVNLGADNGGRTYDALQSAFGRVNYAFKDRYLLTATFRADGSSRFASGYRWGYFPAFSLGWRLSEETFIKNALPFVSNLKLTGGWGQLGNQNVASLQYLALIRNGGTYNNYALGSDPQSQIKGSAQARIPNPYMGWETAEMTNIGLDAGVLENRLLFTLAYFIKDTKKMLLSPPSLGTLGKASIPDQNVGQMRNKGLEVEVSYRKTTGDLTYTLSGNATFIKNTVTQLLTPGSFLASQTYGRTDQEITRTYVGNPYGTFYGWRADGLYQNQSQIDSDPNIAKDSRRTDGLIHPGDVRFVDQNGDGVIDDKDRVILGNPNPKMTYGINAGLGYKGFDLNLFFLGVAGVDLYNADRMQGLNAAYSFNMYQEATGRWHGDGTSNNIPRMTATDPNLNFRTSNLFVESGAFFRLKNITLGYTLPRTLTETLRLSSARFYVSGQNVFTITKYKGLNPELGYAEGSRSSGQYTQVNVDYAQYPLSRTFTIGATLTF, encoded by the coding sequence ATGGAGATTAACTACCGAGAGAACAGGAAACCGGGGAACGGATTCAGGCGTGGCGTGCTGCTGGGCATGGCCTTGCTCATGACCTTCCTGGTGAGAGAGGTTCAGGCAAATCCCAACGGCGGCGCCCCTACCGCGGCCGTGATTGAACTGAATCTGAAAAACACGCCGCTGAAGAAGGCCCTGAAAGAGATCGAACGCCAGACCAACTATCATTTCGTGGTGAACGACAGCCAACTCCAGGATATTCAAAAAGAAGTGACCATCTATATCCGGTCGCAAAATATCGAAGAAGTGTTGAGCATACTGCTCACCGGCACGAACGTGACCTATCGCATCAAAAAGAAACAGATCACGCTGACGGCCGCCACACCGCACGAGAAACCCGCGGGTGTGCTCACCGCCTCTGCAAAAACACGCCCGACGGGTGTCGCTTGGGTGGCCAATCAACCGTTGTTTGTGTTTGAGCAGCCTAGCATGATGGCCACGGTGGTTACCGGCACGGTGAAAGATGAATTCGGAAATTCTCTTCCCGGTGTGAACGTGGTGGTGAAAGGCACCACCATCGGTGCAGTGACCGATGCCGATGGTAATTTTTCGTTGTCCGTGCCCAACGACAACGCTGTGTTGGTGTTCACGTTTATCGGGTACCTCTCGCAGGAAGTTGTCCTCAACAATCAGACTACTTTGAGTATTCAGATGGAACCCGATGCCAAGACATTGTCGGAAGTCGTCGTGGTGGGTTATGGCACACAAGAGAAGAAAGATGTTACGGGATCCGTGTCTGTTGTGAAGGGCTCTGATTTCGAGAACCTGCCTTCCGGTGGTGCGCAGCAAGCGCTCCAGGGACGTGCCGCAGGTGTTAACGTGGTGCGCAACGGTGGTGCGCCGGGCAATGCGGGATCTATCCGCATCCGGGGTCTCGGAACGGTGAACAATGCCGATCCTTTGATCGTCATCGACGGTGTGCCTGCCGGATCGATGAACGATGTGAATCCTAACGACATCGAATCGATGGACGTACTGAAAGATGCTTCCGCTTCCGCCATCTATGGTACCCGCGCGGCAAACGGCGTGGTGCTCATCACGACCAAGCGCGGCAAGTTTGACGACAAGTTAAAGTTTACGCTCAATGCGTACACGGGCATTGGGGCACTCGACGGCAGGGGGATTCACCTGGGTGACGGTTCCCGCCGCATCAAAACAATCGACGTATTGGATGCGCCCACCTACACACAATTGAAGCAAGAGGCCTACACCAACGATACGCCCGATGGTTCCACCATCCCGGCCATCTGGAAAGATCCGCAGTATCAAACCCAGAAGACCAATTGGCAAGACGAAGTTTTCAGGCAAGGAAACACCAGCAACATTGATCTCTCTATCCGCGGCGGGGGCAAATATTCTTCGTTCGCCATCTCCGGCGGAAAATATGACGAAACGGGCATTATTGGAAAATCGTACTACAAGCGATACACCTTCCGCATCAACAGCGATCATAAGATCGGCGAAAAACTGAAAATCGGTCAAAGCCTGCAGTTCACCAACACCAACAGCAACAGCGACATCAGCGCCAACGCGCCCAACGCGCCGTCGGCACAAACCGGTCTGTTGTGGAGCGCCATTCGCTTTCATCCTGGCTTACCCGTAAAAAATCCCGATGGCAAGTACAGCTCGAGTATTCCCGGTTTTGGTGACATCAACAACCCGTTGTACACCATCGATGTGCAGGACGTGAACTACACACGCAATCGTATTTTAGGTAGCGTTACAGGTGAATATGAAATCATGAAAGGCCTGAAGGCGAAAGCCAACCTGGCGATGGATGCGTCATTCCTGGATTCGCACAACTTTGAAGTGAAGGTAGACGACCAATACCGGCAAACCAACTACAACCAGTTGACGTTGACCAACGAAAAGTATTGGGCATTTTTGCAAGAGTATTTCCTGTCTTATAACAAGGAGTTTGGCGAACACCAGATCGGCGCCGTGGCGGGTTATACCTCACAGACCTTTAAAGACATTTATTCGAGGGAAGTCGGACGCGAATTTCCCAGTGAAGAGCCGAGCCTGCGCTATATGTCACAAGCCGGAACGATTGTCAACCTCGGGGCTGACAACGGTGGCCGTACTTACGATGCATTACAATCGGCGTTCGGTCGCGTGAACTACGCGTTCAAAGATCGTTACCTGCTTACCGCAACATTCCGCGCCGATGGTTCGTCGCGATTCGCCAGTGGATACCGCTGGGGTTATTTCCCCGCCTTCTCTTTGGGCTGGCGTTTGTCGGAAGAAACCTTCATCAAAAATGCATTGCCATTCGTCAGCAACCTGAAGCTGACCGGAGGCTGGGGACAATTGGGTAATCAGAATGTTGCCTCGTTGCAATACCTTGCCCTGATCCGCAACGGCGGAACGTATAACAACTATGCGTTGGGTTCTGATCCGCAAAGCCAGATCAAAGGTTCCGCGCAAGCGCGCATTCCCAACCCTTACATGGGATGGGAAACCGCCGAGATGACCAACATCGGACTTGATGCCGGCGTGCTCGAAAACCGCCTGCTCTTTACTTTGGCTTACTTCATCAAAGACACAAAGAAAATGTTGCTGTCGCCGCCTTCGCTGGGAACCCTGGGCAAAGCGTCCATCCCGGACCAAAACGTTGGCCAGATGCGCAACAAAGGTCTCGAAGTGGAAGTATCGTACCGGAAAACAACCGGCGACCTGACGTATACCCTCAGCGGTAACGCCACCTTCATCAAGAACACCGTAACCCAATTGCTCACGCCGGGCAGCTTCCTGGCGTCGCAAACGTATGGCCGCACCGATCAGGAGATCACCCGCACATATGTGGGCAATCCCTATGGAACGTTCTACGGCTGGCGTGCTGATGGCCTCTACCAAAATCAATCGCAGATCGACAGTGATCCCAACATTGCCAAAGACAGCCGCCGGACTGATGGTCTCATTCACCCCGGTGATGTCCGTTTCGTAGATCAGAATGGCGACGGTGTGATCGATGACAAAGACCGCGTGATCCTGGGCAACCCCAACCCGAAGATGACCTATGGTATCAATGCCGGCTTGGGCTACAAGGGATTTGATTTGAACCTGTTCTTCCTGGGCGTAGCGGGTGTTGACCTCTACAATGCAGACCGGATGCAGGGCCTCAATGCTGCCTATTCGTTCAACATGTATCAGGAAGCCACCGGCCGCTGGCACGGCGATGGAACCAGCAACAACATTCCGCGCATGACTGCCACGGACCCCAACCTGAACTTCCGCACATCGAACCTGTTTGTGGAAAGCGGTGCGTTTTTCCGCTTGAAAAACATCACGCTGGGCTACACGCTTCCCCGGACGCTAACAGAAACCCTCCGTCTCTCGTCGGCCCGCTTCTATGTATCCGGACAAAATGTGTTCACCATCACGAAATACAAAGGTCTTAACCCGGAATTGGGCTATGCCGAAGGAAGCCGTTCGTCCGGCCAATACACGCAAGTGAATGTTGACTATGCGCAATATCCTTTGTCAAGAACGTTTACCATCGGTGCAACCCTGACTTTTTAA
- a CDS encoding RagB/SusD family nutrient uptake outer membrane protein, with product MKKNNVSITKIIGATGLCCFVLLSACQENLLDSTPYGQITSNQFWRNGDDVLAATNAIYTPLLDEDGFAHTEYTFDNSSDDMVRAGDHGDAEAQLELFTFNASNTHILNTWSTKYEVIQRANAVLMNAPKVTMDEALRTRCMGEAYFLRGFAYWRLSVIWGEVPIILEADVVANNFNKDKSALDAVRAQAEADFQNAANMLPASYSGEDLGRVTKGSAYGFLTKLYVYEEQWAKAIAAGTNITNSATYKLADNFSDNFQLATENNPEVLYGLQYEGGWTTDDSPAFYHTPGGLGGWGFHEPIQDLVDEFEPNDPRLGYSIFSPGDQVQITKDSIHPFEVGDTRLTGYAFRKYTNFTAAGDMSQSLNAPWLRSADVYLLVAEAKIRSGQNGDAELNAVRERVGLSPKSGAVMADIMHERRVELAGENDRHQDLMRWDKAGLVDIVTLYAQDRGPYKPGRTFVRPKHYYYPLPQREVDLSAGTLTQNSNY from the coding sequence ATGAAAAAGAACAACGTATCCATAACGAAAATAATAGGCGCTACAGGATTGTGCTGTTTCGTACTCCTGAGCGCATGCCAGGAAAACTTGCTCGACTCCACGCCCTATGGCCAGATCACTTCCAATCAGTTCTGGCGCAACGGCGACGACGTATTAGCGGCTACCAACGCCATCTACACGCCTTTGCTGGATGAAGACGGTTTTGCACATACCGAGTACACCTTCGACAACAGCTCGGACGACATGGTCCGCGCCGGTGACCACGGTGATGCCGAAGCACAGTTGGAGCTCTTTACTTTCAACGCGTCCAACACGCACATCCTCAACACGTGGTCGACCAAATACGAGGTGATCCAACGCGCCAACGCCGTGCTGATGAACGCACCGAAAGTGACCATGGACGAAGCGCTGCGTACGCGCTGCATGGGTGAGGCCTATTTTCTGAGAGGCTTTGCTTACTGGCGATTGTCCGTCATCTGGGGTGAAGTGCCCATCATACTCGAAGCCGATGTGGTGGCCAACAATTTCAACAAAGACAAGTCGGCGCTGGACGCCGTGCGGGCACAAGCCGAAGCGGACTTTCAGAATGCTGCGAACATGCTCCCCGCTTCCTATTCGGGCGAAGACCTGGGCCGTGTGACCAAAGGATCGGCTTATGGTTTTCTCACCAAGCTGTATGTTTACGAAGAGCAATGGGCCAAAGCCATTGCCGCCGGAACCAACATCACCAACAGCGCGACGTATAAATTGGCCGACAACTTTTCGGACAACTTCCAACTCGCCACCGAAAACAATCCCGAAGTACTCTACGGCTTGCAATACGAAGGCGGATGGACAACCGATGATTCTCCCGCGTTCTATCACACGCCTGGTGGCTTGGGTGGCTGGGGCTTCCACGAACCTATCCAGGACCTCGTAGACGAATTTGAGCCAAACGATCCGCGTTTGGGTTATTCCATCTTCAGCCCTGGCGATCAGGTCCAGATCACCAAAGACAGCATCCATCCATTTGAAGTCGGCGATACCCGTCTCACGGGATACGCCTTCCGCAAATACACCAACTTCACCGCCGCCGGCGACATGAGCCAAAGCTTGAATGCGCCCTGGCTGCGTTCGGCTGACGTATATTTGCTGGTGGCCGAAGCCAAGATCCGCTCGGGTCAAAACGGCGATGCCGAATTGAACGCCGTACGTGAACGTGTAGGCCTTTCGCCAAAAAGCGGAGCTGTTATGGCCGACATCATGCACGAACGCCGTGTGGAATTGGCCGGCGAAAACGACCGTCACCAGGATTTGATGCGCTGGGACAAAGCAGGACTCGTCGACATCGTAACACTCTATGCGCAAGACCGTGGTCCCTACAAACCGGGCCGGACATTTGTGCGTCCTAAACATTACTATTACCCCCTGCCGCAACGTGAAGTCGATTTGAGCGCAGGTACATTAACACAAAATTCTAATTACTGA